A portion of the Malassezia japonica chromosome 3, complete sequence genome contains these proteins:
- the VPS34 gene encoding phosphatidylinositol 3-kinase (EggNog:ENOG503NWH2; COG:T; COG:U; BUSCO:EOG0926137U) — protein MDGDFYSFVAAYDVHENVSFRVTCLEGSLERDSPAAIVASPEKALLGKNQAEYPSLCIVCQLYADSKPLALAQRTSYKPFQTKFEWNEWMTMPYAIADLPQSAMLVFTLLDIAAPERESIVGGTVLPLFGKKGTPHQNEQETEAGRLEKLLKQHQRRTLPHVDWLDTLAFRVIERAHAAEVNDSYELLLTVDMPAFELPVVFAEPESELALEQPAPTPTAPAAPSHNVDASLFTIYDPESTNENIIEAKHRRLVRSQRSNILDRERKPTATVRDELHDILLYPPTRVLTSQEMDLIWSFRFHLTRYSKGLTKFLKSVVWSDAYEARQATEVLLPMWAEPELSDALELLGPSFRDLRVRAYAVRQLERAGDEELALYLLQLVQALKFDESAWDHAKEQTHQRQLHGLHPDDRAELNEPPRLVDLLCERSASNAVLGTMFFWYVKVECDDTRFGTLYTRVAEKLHEQLVVTNAPLRETLERQEQFVKTLSTRCRELRLSRDARPKKIDRLHAILADKKSGLSTYSPPLSLPLDPQVCVKRSIPENSTVFKSNLFPLRIEFQTRDTDAQSNTSDTEDASDAPTYTIIYKNGDDLRQDQLVIQLFTLMDRLLRNENLDLKITPYRVLATGILDGMVQFIPSLSIATIMTQYNGSLLEYLRAHHPDPESPATYHVQSSVLDTFVRSCAGYCVITYLLGVGDRHLDNLLLSPDGHFFHVDFGYILGRDPKPFPPPVKVCKEMVEAMGGTSSVYYVRFKKLCHTAYACLRKNANLILNLVSLMVDANIPDIRSEPDKAVLKIQDKFMLDVSEEKAVAHFEALLNETSYLSTMFDRLHNMAQYFRQ, from the exons ATGGACGGCGATTTTTACTCGTTCGTGGCCGCGTATGATGTGCATGAAAACGTGTCTTTTCGAGT AACATGTCTGGAAGGATCGCTGGAGCGCGACTCGCCTGCTGCGATTGTCGCCTCACCCGAAAAAGCCCTGCTGGGCAAGAACCAAgc GGAATATCCGTCGTTGTGTATCGTGTGTCAATTGTATGCGGACTCCAAGCCACTGGcactggcgcagcgcacttCCTATAAACCGTTCCAGACAAAATTTGAGTGGAACGAGTGGATGACGATGCCGTACGCCATCGCCGATCTTCCGCAGAGCGCGATGCTCGTCTTTACGCTGCTGGATATCGCTGCGCCAGAGCGCGAGTCGATTGTAGGTGGCACGGTGCTGCCGCTGTTTGGAAAAAAGGG AACGCCGCACCAAAACGAGCAGGAAACCGAGGCAGGACGCCTGGAAAAGCTGCTGAAGCAGCACCAGCGCCGTACACTGCCGCATGTCGATTGGCTCGACACGCTTGCGTTCCGCGTGATTGAgcgcgcgcatgccgcggAGGTGAACGACTCGTACGAGCTACTGCTCACGGTTGACATGCCTGCATTCGAGCTGCCGGTGGTCTTTGCAGAGCCCGAGTCGGAACTCGCACTGGAGCAGCCCGCGCCGACCCCAACGGCacctgccgcgccgagccacaACGTCGACGCATCGCTCTTTACGATTTACGACCCGGAAAGTACGAACGAGAACATTATCGAGGCAAagcaccgccgcctcgtacgCTCCCAGCGGTCCAACATCCTCGATCGCGAACGGAAACCGACGGCGACAGTGCGtgacgagctgcacgatATCCTCCTATACCCCCCGACCCGCGTCCTGACCTCGCAAGAGATGGACTTGATTTGGTCGTTCCGTTTCCATCTCACGCGCTACTCCAAGGGACTGACCAAGTTCCTCAAGTCGGTCGTGtggagcgacgcgtacgaAGCGCGGCAGGCGACCGAAGTGCTGCTGCCCATGTGGGCCGAGCCAGAGCTGtcggatgcgctcgagctgctcggaCCGAGCTTTCGCGACTTGCGCGTCCGCGCTTATGCGGTGCGCCAGCTGGAGCGTGCGGGCGACGAAGAGCTGGCTTTGTACCTCTTGCAGCTCGTCCAAGCGCTCAAGTTTGACGAATCGGCGTGGGACCATGCAAAAGAGCAGACGCACCAGCGCCAGCTGCACGGTCTGCATCCCGATGATCGTGCGGAGCTGaacgagccgccgcggctggTTGACCTGCTGTGtgagcgcagcgcatcgaaCGCGGTGCTGGGGACCATGTTCTTTTGGTACGTCAAGGTCGAGTGCGACGACACGCGTTTTGGCACGCTCTATACACGTGTCGCCGAGAAGCTCCACGAGCAGTTGGTCGTGACGAATGCCCCcctgcgcgagacgctcgagcgccaagAGCAGTTTGTCAAGACGCtctcgacgcggtgccgcgagctgcgcctttcgcgcgacgcgcgccccAAAAAGATTGATCGGCTGCATGCGATTCTCGCCGACAAAAAGTCGGGTCTTTCCACGTATTCGCCACCGCTGTCCCTTCCCCTCGACCCGCAGGTATGCGTAAAGCGGTCCATCCCCGAGAACAGCACCGTGTTCAAGAGCAACTTGTTCCCGCTCCGCATTGAATTCCAGACGCGCGACACCGATGCACAAAGCAATACAAGCGATACGGAGGACgcgagcgatgcgccgaCCTATACCATAATCTACAAGAACGGCGACGACCTGCGTCAGGACCAGCTTGTGATCCAGCTCTTTACGTTGATGGACCGTTTGCTCCGCAACGAGAACTTGGACCTGAAGATTACGCCGTACCGCGTGCTTGCAACCGGCATTTTGGATGGCATGGTGCAGTTTATCCCAAGCCTGAGCATTGCTACGATCATGACGCAGTACAATGGCAGCCTGCTCGAGTACCTGCGGGCGCACCACCCGGATCCCGAGAGCCCCGCGACGTACCACGTCCAGAGTTCGGTGCTCGATACCTTTGTGCGCAGCTGTGCAGGCTACTGTGTGATCACTTATCTTCttggcgtcggcgaccgccaCCTGGACAATTTGCTGCTGTCACCCGACGGCCACTTTTTCCACGTCGACTTTGGCTACATTCTGGGCCGCGACCCCAAGCCATTCCCGCCGCCAGTCAAGGTGTGCAAGGAGATGGTGGAGGCCATGGGCGGCACTTCGTCTGTCTACTATGTGCGCTTTAAAAAGCTGTGCCATACCGCCTACGCGTGCCTGCGCAAGAACGCAAACCTGATCCTCAACCTGGTGTCGCTCATGGTCGACGCCAACATCCCCGACATCCGCTCCGAGCCGGACAAGGCGGTGCTAAAGATCCAGGACAAGTTTATGTTGGATGTCTCGGAAGAAAAAGCCGTCGCGCACTTTGAGGCGCTCCTCAACGAAACGTCCTACCTCTCCACGATGTTTGACCGCCTCCACAACATGGCCCAGTACTTCCGGCAGTAG
- the SEN34 gene encoding tRNA-intron lyase (EggNog:ENOG503NXRC; COG:J; BUSCO:EOG09263U71), whose product MDQLRSTYPDRVPILLANGVPFLWESRDVERVRTEHNLCGLLTGTLPLIPQQNVFLGMPLRLLPEEVVLLLRRRAAVLIDDAHAYGAPTEEERSEYLAHEAQEILDQKERQRRQQEEHRQRMEAAITQESGDARALERRRARQAAKQAKGQAPDETPEENEQDVLAKMPYVHHTHSTSAHLPAYHPATAEMNTGTTNAYLTLQEAQVAGVWTYPSTLQERARCAAFEALHSKGFFLSTGLRFGGDFVVYPGDPLRYHSHYTATVLATPQQPMAAFHVVASGRLGTAVKKSHLLCQANTIVLDDAEALERRLAGYDDATESTPALPWGNAEYWSLAWAGFGT is encoded by the coding sequence ATGGACCAGTTGCGATCGACGTACCCCGACCGGGTGCCGATCCTCTTGGCGAACGGCGTGCCGTTCTTGTGGGAGAGTAGGGATGTAGAGCGCGTCCGTACAGAGCACAATTTGTGTGGTCTGCTCACCGGAACGCTCCCGTTGATCCCGCAGCAGAATGTATTCCTAGGCatgccgctgcgcctcttgccAGAGGAGGTCGTGCTcttgctgcggcggcgcgcggctgtGCTGATCGATGATGCGCATGCATATGGTGCACCGACGGAGGAGGAGCGGTCCGAgtacctcgcgcacgaggcaCAAGAGATCCTCGACCAGAAagagcgccagcgccgccagcAGGAGGAGCATCGGCAGCGCATGGAGGCGGCCATCACGCAAGAATCGGGCGATGCACGCGCACttgagcgccgccgtgcgcgccaggcAGCCAAGCAGGCCAAGGGACAGGCGCCGGACGAGACGCCAGAGGAGAACGAGCAGGACGTGCTGGCCAAAATGCCCTACGTCCACCATACCCacagcacctcggcgcacCTTCCCGCCTACCACCCCGCCACGGCCGAAATGAACACCGGCACCACGAACGCCTATCTGACGCTCCAAGAGGCACAGGTGGCAGGCGTATGGACATACCCAAGCACACTGcaagagcgtgcgcggtgcgctgcattTGAAGCGCTGCACAGCAAGGGCTTCTTTTTGAGCACCGGCTTGCGGTTCGGCGGCGACTTTGTCGTGTATCCTGGCGATCCCTTGCGGTATCACTCGCACTATACTGCCACGgtgctcgcgacgccgcagcagcCGATGGCCGCATTTCACGTCGTGGCGTCCGGGCGTCTCGGCACGGCGGTCAAGAAGTCGCATCTGCTGTGCCAAGCCAACACGATTGTTctcgacgatgccgaggcgctcgaacGGCGCCTGGCGGGATACGATGATGCCACAGagagcacgccggcgctgccgtGGGGCAATGCCGAGTACTGGAGCTTGGCATGGGCAGGATTTGGTACATAG
- the PGM2 gene encoding phosphoglucomutase (alpha-D-glucose-1,6-bisphosphate-dependent) (EggNog:ENOG503NV3F; COG:G) has product MAVETVATKPFEGQKPGTSGLRKRVKVFEQAHYTENFVQCILDAIPGGAQGATLVVGGDGRYFSVPAVQKIIRLSAGNGVKKLIIGQNGILSTPAASHVIRLRKATGGILLTASHNPGGPDADFGIKYNMENGGPAPEAVTNQIYKRTTEITEYKEVKGNDVDLSKIGTSQFGDLEVEVIDSVKDYVEYLGQIFDFDLIRSFLSSGDFSVRFDGLHGVTGPYAKALFVEQFGLGDKAVQNCVPLPDFGGGHPDPNLTYAKTLVDAVESEGLSFGAASDGDGDRNMILGKGAFVNPSDSVAIIADWAQKAIPYFAKGIHGLARSMPTSGAIDRVARARNYELFEVPTGWKFFGNLMDAGRLSICGEESFGTGSDHIREKDGLWAVVAWLSILAAANKEKAGTSVADVLQGHYAKYGRNFFSRYDYEEVDSDGAKKVMDLLRSRFSEPSFKGSKLGPFTVADADDFSYTDPIDKSVSKNQGLYVLFDDGSRIIFRLSGTGSAGATIRLYVEKYTHDTAEYTADVQKALKPLIDEALNLAQLEQLTGRSAPTVITTMRAVLIRDKVGPSSALYIGDAPTPQLADGQNGGKDDVIVKVKAFGLNRMDLLQREGKYPIPPGASPILGVEFSGHVAEVGAGVSSVAPGDEVFGLATGGAYADYVRIPAPMVMKKPTELSWVQAASMPEAFLTAFQALHVLGSLQKGEDLLVHAGASGVGLAAIQLAKAHGARHVYVTAGSEEKIAFCQSLGATAGFNYKTGSWKEGLMQATDNQGVDVIMDFVGAPYFADNLASLKRDGRLTMQGFMGGAVAKDVNLGTILAKRLRIEGSTLRSRSLDYQSKLVQDFFHSGGLQAITKGVQRDKTEVGSPRLVVYDTFDWNEIRQAHDTMAANKNTGKIVVTIS; this is encoded by the exons ATGGCAGTCGAGACGGTTGCGACGAAGCCCTTTGAGGGCCAGAAGCCCGGTACTTCGGGTCTGCGCAAGCG CGTGAAAGTCTTTGAGCAAGCGCATTACACCGAGAACTTTGTGCAGTGCATTCTCGACGCGATCCCGGGCGGTGCCCAAGGCGCGACGCTGGTCGTCGGTGGTGATGGCCGCTACTTTTCCGTGCCTGCCGTGCAGAAGATTATCCGCCTTTCTGCCGGAAATGGTGTGAAGAAGCTCATTATTGGCCAGAACGGCATTCTCTCGACGCCTGCCGCGTCGCACGTCAtccgcctgcgcaaggcgaccGGCGGCATTCTGCTGACGGCGAGCCACAACCCCGGTGGCCCCGACGCGGACTTTGGTATCAAGTACAACATGGAGAATGGCGGTccggcgcccgaggcggtcACGAACCAGATCTACAAGCGCACCACCGAGATCACCGAGTACAAGGAGGTGAAGGGCAACGACGTGGACCTCTCTAAGATCGGCACGAGCCAGTTTGGcgacctcgaggtcgaggtgATTGATTCGGTGAAGGACTACGTCGAGTACCTCGGCCAGATCTTTGACTTTGACTTGATTCGCAGTTTTTTGTCGTCGGGCGACTTTAGCGTGCGCTTCGACGGTCTGCACGGTGTGACCGGCCCCtacgccaaggcgctgtTTGTCGAGCAGtttggcctcggcgacaaGGCGGTGCAGAACTGCGTGCCGCTCCCCGACTTTGGCGGCGGTCACCCCGACCCCAACCTCACCTACGCCAAgacgctcgtcgatgcTGTCGAGAGCGAGGGCCTCTCGTTTGGCGCGGCCAGCGATGGTGACGGCGACCGCAACATGATTCTCGGCAAAGGCGCCTTTGTCAACCCCAGCGACAGCGTCGCGATCATTGCCGACTGGGCGCAGAAGGCGATCCCCTACTTTGCCAAGGGCATCCACGGCCTCGCCCGGTCGATGCCGAccagcggcgcgatcgACCGCGTGGCGCGTGCACGCAACTATGAGCTCTTCGAGGTGCCGACGG GCTGGAAGTTCTTTGGCAACCTTATGGATGCCGGCCGTCTCTCGATCTGCGGTGAGGAGTCGTTCGGCACCGGCTCGGACCACATCCGCGAGAAGGACGGTCTCTGGGCGGTGGTCGCCTGGCTCAGCATCCTCGCAGCAGCCAACAAGGAGAAGGCGGgcacgagcgtcgccgacgttCTCCAGGGCCACTACGCCAAGTATGGCCGCAACTTCTTCTCGCGCTACGACTACGAGGAGGTGGACAGCGACGGCGCCAAGAAGGTGATGGacctgctgcgctcgcgcttcaGCGAGCCGAGCTTCAAGGGCAGCAAGCTCGGTCCCTTCACGGTCGCCGATGCTGACGACTTCTCGTACACGGACCCCATCGACAAGAGCGTCAGCAAAAACCAAGGCCTGTACGTCCTCTTTGACGACGGCTCGCGCATCATCTTCCGCCTGAGTGgcaccggctcggcgggcgcaACGATCCGCCTTTACGTCGAGAAGTACACGCATGACACTGCTGAGTACACGGCCGATGTACAGAAGGCCCTGAAGCCGCTCATCGACGAGGCACTCAACCtcgcccagctcgagcagctcacCGGCCGCTCGGCCCCGACCGTGATTACA ACGATGCGTGCGGTGCTCATCCGCGACAAGGTCGGACCGTCGAGTGCGCTGTACATTGGtgacgcgccgacgccccagctcgccgacggccagAATGGTGGCAAAGACGATGTCATTGTGAAGGTCAAGGCATTTGGACTGAACCGCATGGACTTGCTCCAACGCGAGGGCAAGTACCCCATTccgccgggcgcgagcCCGATTCTCGGCGTCGAGTTTAGcgggcacgtcgccgaggtcggTGCGGGGGTCTCGTCCGTTGcgcccggcgacgaggtgtTTGGCCTGGcgacgggcggcgcgtacgccgaTTACGTGCGTATCCCTGCGCCGATGGTCATGAAGAAGCCTACCGAGCTCTCGTGGGTCCAGGCGGCGAGCATGCCCGAGGCGTTCCTCACCGCCTTCCAGGCGCTCCATGTCCTGGGCTCGCTCCAAAAGGGCGAGGATCTGCTGGTGCACGCGGGTGCCTCGGGCGTCGGTCTCGCCGCGAtccagctcgccaaggcgcacggtgcgcgccACGTCTACGTCACCGCCGGCTCCGAAGAAAAGATTGCCTTTTGCCAGTCCCTCGGAGCGACGGCCGGCTTCAACTACAAGACCGGCAGCTGGAAGGAGGGTCTGATGCAGGCGACCGACAACCAGGGCGTCGACGTGATTATGGACTTTGTGGGTGCGCCGTACTTTGCCGACAACCTTGCATCGCtgaagcgcgacggccgcctgACGATGCAGGGCTTTATGGGCGGCGCTGTGGCCAAGGACGTGAACCTTGGCACGATTCTGgccaagcgcctgcgcatcgAAGGCAGCACGCTGCGTAGCCGCTCGCTGGACTACCAGTCGAAGCTGGTCCAGGACTTTTTCCACAGCGGCGGGCTCCAAGCGATCACCAAGGgtgtgcagcgcgacaAGACGGAAGTCGGCTCGCCCCGCCTTGTGGTGTACGACACCTTTGACTGGAACGAGATTCGCCAGGCGCACGACACGATGGCTGCCAACAAAA ACACGGGCAAGA TTGTCGTGACGATTTCGTAG
- the RPC19 gene encoding RNA polymerase subunit AC19 (EggNog:ENOG503P58J; COG:K), translated as MDEDHTLGNALRYMLMKDPRVEFCGYTIPHPSESKIHMRIQMYENTTTAVEAFTDAIANLDHVFDTIQDRYTKSLDSGEVQKEAVPPPSISRRPEFSG; from the exons ATGGACGAGGACCACACGCTCGGCAATGCCTTGCGCTATATGCTGATGAAAGA CCCGCGCGTCGAATTTTGCGGTTATACGATTCCCCACCCGTCGGAGAGCAAGATCCACATGCGCATCCAGATGTATG AAAACACCACCaccgccgtcgaggcgtTCACCGACGCGATCGCGAACCTGGACCATGTCTTTGACACGATCCAGGACCGCTACACCAAGAGCCTGGACTCGGGCGAGGTTCAAAAGGAAGCGGTGCCTCCGCCGTCCATCTCCCGCCGTCCGGAATTCTCTGGATAA
- the gad8 gene encoding non-specific serine/threonine protein kinase (EggNog:ENOG503NU9W; COG:T), which translates to MSWRLGKKLRDSSSFSFGSQPVTLPVDRSATPKPNASGHQRTGSRDPTSIPSTPTSPEAPRKAVGGSNSDLLTVSVVTARGLSLPSGKTLQTDAKKAQGGDASQPKRTLRQRQALLPYVVLEFDKNEVLILASGGDLPSPQWQFTANFDVSRKTEVSLHVYMRGEAVVSPTPTGILGLFRSYTPKAEDQQGARRNPMTDLMGESDVYLGSAKLVPSFESARSLDTWLPISGGTGEIHVQLAYKPQQGHTLSIESFELLKVIGKGSFGKVMQVRKRDTARIYALKIIRKAHIISRSEVTHTLAERTVLAQVNSPFIVPLKFSFQSPDKLYLGLAFVNGGELFHHLQREGRFSEARARFYTAELFCALEHLHDFNVIYRDLKPENILLDYTGHIALCDFGLCKLNMGDKETTHTFCGTPEYLAPELLLGHGYTKSVDWWTLGVLLYEMLTGLPPFYSEDVNEMYRKILHNPLTFPPEVQPDARDLLTRLLHRDASQRLGYGPHGAADIKSHPFFTKHIDWNQLLAKKVQPPFKPGVASAFDTSNFDPEFTSEPALDSVVDESHMISATNQEQFAGFSYNAAAEGASGESLWQ; encoded by the exons ATGTCTTGGCGACTGGGCAAGA AATTACGCGATAGCTCGAGCTTCTCGTTTGGGTCACAACCTGTGACATTGCCAGTCGACCGCTCCGCGACACCGAAGCCCAATGCGTCCGGCCACCAGCGGACTGGGAGCCGGGACCCCACGTCCATTCCCTCGACCCCCACCTCGCCAGAGGCGCCACGCAAGGCGGTGGGCGGCTCCAACTCGGATCTGCTAACGGTCAGCGTGGTCACTGCGCGTGGTCTGTCACTCCCATCAGGCAAGACCCTCCAAACAGACGCAAAGAAGGCGCAGGGCGGTGATGCTTCGCAGCCGAAGCGCACGCTACGGCAGCGGCAGGCACTCCTGCCCTATGTTGTGCTGGAGTTTGACAAGAATGAGGTGCTGATCCTCGCATCGGGCGGCGATCTTCCCTCGCCGCAGTGGCAGTTTACCGCAAACTT CGACGTCTCGCGCAAGACCGAAGTGAGTCTGCATGTGTATATGCGTGGCGAGGCTGTGGTCTCACCTACACCCACTGGCATACTTGGCCTCTTCCGCAGCTATACGCCGAAAGCCGAGGACCAacaaggagcgcggcgcaacCCCATGACGGACCTGATGGGCGAGAGCGATGTTTATCTCGGAAGCGCCAAGCTCGTCCCATCGTTTGAAAGTGCACGTTCATTGGATACGTGGCTCCCCATTTCTGGCGGCACAGGCGAAATTCATGTACAGCTAGCCTACAAGCCCCAGCAAGGACACACGCTCTCCATCGAGTCCTTTGAGCTCCTCAAGGTGATTGGCAAAGGCAGTTTCGGCAAGGTGATGCAAGTGCGGAAACGCGATACGGCACGCATCTATGCCCTCAAGATCATCCGCAAAGCGCATATTATTTCACGGTCGGAAGTGACGCACACGCTGGCGGAGCGCACGGTCCTTGCACAAGTAAACAGTCCCTTTATCGTGCCGCTTAAGTTCTCGTTCCAGAGCCCCGACAAGCTGTACCTTGGACTGGCGTTTGTGAATGGTGGCGAGCTCTTTCACCACCTGCAGCGCGAAGGGCGCTTTAGtgaggcgcgtgcgcgcttcTACACCGCCGAGCTCTTTTGTGCATTGGAGCATCTGCACGACTTCAACGTCATCTACCGTGACTTGAAGCCGGAAAATATCCTGTTGGACTATACCGGGCACATTGCGTTGTGCGACTTTGGCCTATGCAAGCTGAATATGGGTGACAAAGAGACGACGCATACCTTTtgcggcacgcccgagtACCTCGCACCCGAGCTGCTGTTGGGCCACGGCTATACCAAATCCGTCGACTGGTggacgctcggcgtgctcctcTACGAGATGCTCACGGGCCTGCCCCCCTTCTACTCGGAGGACGTGAACGAGATGTACCGCAAGATTCTTCATAACCCCCTGACTTTCCCCCCCGAAGTGCAgccggacgcgcgcgactTGCTGACGCGACTGCTGCACCGCGATGCATCACAGCGCCTGGGATACGGCCCTCACGGCGCAGCAGATATCAAAAGTCATCCATTTTTCACCAAGCATATCGACTGGAACCAGCTCCTTGCCAAAAAGGTCCAGCCACCCTTCAAGCCCGGcgtggcctcggcctttGACACGTCCAACTTTGACCCCGAGTTCACCAGCGAGCCCGCGTTGGACAGCGTCGTGGATGAGAGCCATATGATCAGCGCCACCAACCAAGAGCAATTCGCCGGTTTTAGCTACAATGCTGCTGCGGAAGGCGCAAGCGGCGAGAGTTTATGGCAGTAA
- a CDS encoding uncharacterized protein (EggNog:ENOG503PM5Q; SECRETED:SignalP(1-28)), translating to MVASMWRFSGVFVVMTTVFMLCTMQVTAQNTPIQSPTNAYFTPSQTYTPITTLQSVTNGKPMTISGVGPDLSTNPYTWNYTAPQSTLDPTTNPAIMSSLAKAGVPVGPSVSNLQPDPANLQTAGAMAHTVNYALLALAAVLGVAAARL from the coding sequence ATGGTGGCGAGCATGTGGCGGTTTTCGGGCGTGTTTGTCGTGATGACGACGGTGTTTATGCTGTGTACAATGCAAGTCACAGCGCAAAATACGCCGATCCAGTCGCCGACAAACGCCTACTTTACCCCCTCGCAGACCTACACGCCGATCACCACGTTGCAATCTGTGACAAACGGCAAGCCGATGACTATTTCTGGTGTGGGCCCTGACCTCTCCACGAACCCGTATACCTGGAACTACACTGCCCCCCAGTCGACGCTCGATCCGACGACGAATCCCGCGATCATGTCGAGCCTCGCCAAAGCCGGTGTGCCGGTCGGTCCGAGTGTGAGCAACCTGCAGCCGGACCCTGCGAACCTGCAGACGGCCGGTGCGATGGCGCATACGGTCAACTACGCGCTGCTGGCCCTTGCGGCCGTGCTAGGcgtggccgccgcgcggctcTAA
- the CDC36 gene encoding transcriptional regulator (COG:D; COG:K; EggNog:ENOG503P25X), which produces MGGNHPGFASTTSNATNLDMADFPALVSQVAPHSSVSSGAAPSNSLFSSYASQAGTGVSNSSLGSGMMGMLSRAAPFTHDEFPALNRGHATERSAAAAAHGASGNVHPMDHPAPAAWQQEQQQQRQNLAQDLARKHNLHAPQSPSTVNAPPSAQSAWMQSYGAQPPPDALSRIGLTRPSAESAIRVDGHADADAQALEHDAPGHAAYVANREVANMPIHQVLSSPADRFGLVGLVSLIKTQDPDMSMLTMGNNLQTLGMNLDSLDALSSSFVTPWSQDPALASLQVEPAYQLPSCYNVQPPPPAQTKIASFSDETLFFIFYSTPRDVLQEAAAQELYARNWRYHKGLHLWLTKEQNTEPLQKTPTYERGTYVFFDPGSWEKVSKNFVLMYEMLEEKPSAQSILSGHPATPSQHPAAGGKAASMPAAAAAARGATQSSTAQSSPQTSFA; this is translated from the exons atggGCGGCAACCACCCTGGCTTTGCGTCGACCACGTCCAACGCCACGAATCTCGACATGGCAGACTTCCCGGCACTGGTATCGCAAGTTGCGCCCCACTCGTCGGTGAGCtcgggcgctgcgccgagcaACAGTCTTTTTTCGTCGTATGCGAGCCAGGCAGGGACGGGCGTGTCCAactcgtcgctcggctcgggGATGATGGGCATGTtatcgcgcgccgcgccgttcACCCACGACGAGTTTCCTGCACTGAACCGTGGCCATGCGacggagcgcagcgccgcggccgcggcacaCGGCGCTTCGGGCAATGTGCACCCGATGG ATCAcccggcgcctgcggcctggcagcaggagcagcagcagcaacGGCAAAACCTGGCGCAGGACCTGGCACGGAAACACAACCTGCATGCGCCGCAatcgccgagcacggtGAATGCGCCGCCTTCGGCACAGTCCGCGTGGATGCAGTCGTAtggcgcgcagccgccgccggacgcTTTGAGCCGGATAGGCCTTACCCGTCCGAGCGCGGAAAGTGCGATACGCGTGGACGGCCACGCGGAtgccgacgcgcaggcgctcgagcacgatgCACCGGGGCACGCCGCGTACGTGGCGAACCGTGAGGTGGCCAACATGCCCATCCACCAAGTCCTCTCTTCGCCTGCCGACCGGTTCGGCCTTGTGGGCCTCGTGAGCCTGATCAAAACGCAGGATCCCGATATGTCGATGCTGACGATGGGCAACAacctgcagacgctcggcatgaacctcgactcgctcgacgcgctctcgtcgtcgtTTGTTACCCCCTGGTCGCAAGATCCTGCGCTGGCTTCGCTACAGGTAGAGCCTGCGTACCAGCTGCCGAGCTGCTACAATGtccagccgccgccgccagcgcAGACCAAGATTGCGAGCTTCAGTGACGAGACGCTCTTTTTTATCTTTTACTCGACGCCCCGCGATGTACTGCAAgaagctgcggcgcaggaacTTTATGCGCGAAACTGGCGCTACCACAAGGGCCTGCACCTCTGGCTGACCAAGGAGCAAAATACGGAGCCGCTGCAAAAGACGCCGACGTACGAGCGCGGAACCTATGTCTTCTTCGACCCAGGCTCTTGGGAGAAGGTCTCGAAAAACTTCGTTCTCATGTACGAAATGCTCGAGGAGAAGCCGTCTGCCCAGTCGATCCTTTCCGGACACCCTGCGACCCCTTCGCAACATCCTGCGGCGGGGGGCAAGGCGGCCTCGATGCCGgcggcagcagctgcagcacggGGCGCAACACAGTCCTCGACTGCGCAGTCGTCGCCTCAGACGTCGTTTGCGTAG